GGCGTGGGCATCTTCTTCTCCAAAGGTTCCACGGGCGCGCCCGCGCGAGGGCGCCCCCTGTATGTGGACTGCTAGAACTCGAACTCCAGATTGGCCTTGGCAATGTCCTTGAAGGGGATGCGGAAGCTGCCCGCTCCTTCCACGTCCACGCTGATGGCGTCGGCCGCCACCTCGGTGAGCGTGCCGGTGAAGTTCTTGCGTGGCGGCTCCCCGATGGGCCCGAAGGTCTTCACCTTCACCCGCTGGCCCTTCACCCGCTCGTAATGCTGGGGCTTCTTCAGGGGACGGTTCACGCCCGGGCTGGACACCTCGAGGTTGTACTCGTGGGGAACCATGTCCTCCACGTCCAACACCGTGTCCACCGCCCGCGACACCTGCGAACACTCATCCAGGCCCACCCGCCCACCGGGCTTGTCGATGAACAGGCGCAGGACCCAGCCCTCGTGCTCGCGGACGAACTCCACCTCGAGGAGCTCCAGCCCCTCGCCCGCAACGATGGGCTCGAGCACCGATTGTGCCCTCGCCTCCACCGTCTGCTTGATGTTCTCCGCCATAGGCCGCTTCGAAAACTCCGGACTCCCAAAAACACGAAAAGCGGGCACGGACGGCCCACTTTTCGAGGAACTGCGTCGAAAAATGTCGGCGGCGTCCCTAGCACACGCCACCTCGGGGTGTAAAGGAAGACGCACCCCTTGCTCCGTCAGCAAAACACTCCCCCCGGGCACAAGGATTCCCGGGGTTTCCGCGACAAGGAGGCGATTATAACGGTCCCATGCACCTCATCGCCGCCGCCCAGATGGTGTCCACCTCGGACAAGACCCACAACCTCGACTCGGCCCTCCGGCTCGTCCGGCGGGCAGCCGACCTGGGAGCCCGCCTCGTGGGGCTGCCGGAGAACTTCAGCTGGATGGGCCCGGAGGCCGAGCGCGCCGCCGCCGCCGAGACGCTCGAGGGCCCCACGCTCTCGCGGATGGCGGAGGTGGCGCGCGAGCGCAAGGTGACACTCCTGGCGGGCTCCATCCTCGAGCAGGGGGCGCCGGGGGGTCGACTCTACAACACCACGGTCGTCTTCGGGCCGGATGGCGCGCGCCTGGCGGTGTACCGGAAGATCCACCTGTTCGACGTGGACGTGGGAGATGGCACGCCCTACCGCGAGTCCGCGGCGGTGGCCCCCGGCACCGAGGTGGTGGTGGCGGACACGGAGGTGGGACGGCTGGGACTGTCCATCTGCTACGACCTGCGCTTTCCCGAGCTCTACCGGCGCCTGGCCGCGGGAGGGGCCACGCTGCTGGCCGTGCCGGCGGCCTTCACGCTGATGACGGGCAAGGACCACTGGGAGGTGTTGCTGCGCGCGCGCGCCATCGAGAACCAGTGCTACCTCTTCGCCCCGGCCCAGGGCGGGCGGCACTCGCCCCAGCGCGTCACCTGGGGCCACGCCATGGTGGTGGACCCCTGGGGCCTGGTGACGGCCCGGGCCTCCGAGGGCGAGGGGCTCGCCGTGGCGGCGATGGATACCGAACTGCTCGCGCGCGTCCGGCGAAATCTGCCTTGCCTGCAACACCGTCGACTGGAATGAAGCAACCAGGCGGTTGGAGCAGGCCCCCCTGGGTGCCGGTTGCATTCCCCGGTACACTGGGGGCTGGACCCCCCGTGAACAACCGCTGGTATTCAATGATGTTCGTCCTCGCCCTCTCGGCCCTCGGCGTGGCCTGCCCCGCCGATGAGAAGCCCGTCGCGCCAGTGCATGTGCCGGCCGTACCGCCCCCGGTGCGCCGCGCCCAACTCAAGGGGCTGCACGGGGACGTGAAGGTCAAACGCGCGGCCGGAGACGAATGGCTCCCCGCCCAGGAAGGCATGGCGCTCTTCGAGAATGACAAGGTGCGCACCGTGGCGGGAGCTGGAGTGCAGGTCGTCTTCGAGCAGGGCAGCGTGGTGAACCTGGGCGAGGACGCGTTGATCGGCATCGCGGAGACGCGGCCCCGCCCCGGTCAGGAGCGCACGGACCTGACGGTCTTGCGCGGACGGGTCGACGCCGAGCTGGAGGACTCCTCGCGCCAGTCACTCTCCGTCACCACCCCCGCGGCCACGGTCCGGGCCGGAAGGGACATCGTGTTCCAATGAGGCTCTACCTTCTGATGGCGTTGCTGTCCCTCGCGCCCGGCGAGGTCGAGGTTCGCGCCGGCGAGTCGCTGGACCAGGTGGCCGAGCGGACCCTGGGCCACCGCGACGGAGCCAGTGAGCTCAAGGCGCTCAACAAGTTGCAGGGCGACACGCTCGTGCCCGGCACGAAGCTGAAGCTGCCGGGGGCCGATCGGGAGAAGGCGCAGATGGCGCTGGAATCGGCGCGCAACTCGGTGGCGCAGGCCGATCCCAAGTCGCCCCAGCACGACGAGGCCCTGGCCAAGCTCAAGGAGGCCGAGTCCCACTTCCACAGCGCGCGCTACGTGGAGGCCGCCCAGACGGCCGACGACGCCTGGAAGCGGCTCGCCGAGCGCCCCGCCCAGCCCACCCGGCTGAGCGTGGTGGTGAACGAGCGGGGCGACACCGTGGTGAAGGCCGTGTCCGGCCGGGTGTCCGTGGAGGGCGGCGGCACCACCCGGGTCATCGAGGACGGGGCCAGTGTCCAGGTGGAGAAGGGCCAGGCGCCGCGGCTGGCGCTGGGCGTGCCCCGCCCCACCCAGCCCCAGGACAATCAGCGGCTGAGCGTCAAGCCCGTCAAGAACGGCCTGGAGCCCGTCGTCATCTCCTGGCAGGCGGTGCAGGGCGCCGAGAGCTACGAGGTGGAGCTGGTGCCCGCGCAGGGCGAGCGCCGGGTGATGCCCGCCTCGCAGCCCCGGCTCCAGGTGCCGCTCGCCGCGGGCACCTACCGCTGGAGCGTGCGCGCGCTCACGCGCGACTCGCGCTCCGAGGCCTCGACCGAGCGGGGCTTCGAGGTGGCGGAGGTCCCCGCCAAGCGCCTGCGCGTCAAGGTGCAGTCCTCGAAGTGGAAGTAGCAGCGAGGCCCATCCCCCATGCGGCTCTTCAAGACGCTCCTGCTGTTGATGCTGGTGGCCAGCCTGGTGCCCACGGTGATGGTGGGCCTGCTGTCCGTGTCCGACACGCGCGAGCTGCTGGTGCGCGACGCCCAGGAGATGGCCCAGGAGCGCGTCAAGCAGCTCAAGCTCAAGGCGGAGACCTTCCTGGCCGAGCCCACGCGCGCGGTGATGGGCATGGCGCGCGTGCCCCGGTTCTTCTCCCTCCCCCTGGAGCAGCAGCAGACCTACCTGCGCTCGGTGCTCAACCAGCGCCGGGAGATCCAGGCCATCACCGTGCTGGGACTGGATGGCCGGCGGCTGCCGGGCCTGCAGGCCTTCGCCGTCAATGACGTGCCCCCCACGTCGCTCGCCGAGCACGAGGCCCGCGCCATGGAGCTGCTCGAGGGGCTCAACGGCCTGCGCTACGCGGACGTGGTGGGGCGCAGCGATGGCGAGGCGGTGGTGACGTTCGCCATCTCCGTGGGCGAGCCCATCCAGGGCTACATCGCCGCGGACGTATCGCTCGGGGAGCTGCAGACCATGCTCGCCCAGGAGCGCGTGGGCAGCACCGGCTTCGTCTACCTCACCGATGCCCGGGGCCTGGTCATCGCCGGCGGTGGCGGGCTCGTGGCCCACCAGGATGCCTCCAAGCGGCCCGTGGTGGCCTACCTCCTCCAGGACGTGTCGCGCACGCAGGACACGGACATCCTCCACGTGGGCAACTTCGGCGAGGGCTCGGACGCCGTGGTGGCCGCCTACGGCACGCTGGCCGATCCCAACTGGGCCATCATCTCCGAGCAGCCGGTGGCGCTCGCCTACAAGCAGGTGGAGACGATGGAGCGGCGGCTGCTGCTCACCGTGCTCGCCGCCACGCTGGTGGCCCTGGGGCTCGCCGCCTTCTTCTCGCGCGGCGTCACCCGCCCCCTCAAGGGCTTCACCGAGGGCGCGCTGCGGCTGGCCCAGGGCAAGTTCGGCCTCGAGGTCAACGTGCCCCAGAAGAACGAGCTGGGCGACCTGGCCCGGACGTTCAACTACATGAGCAAGCAGCTGCTCGCGTACGACCACGAGAACCGCGGCCTCTACGAGAGCCTCGAGCAGGGCTACCTGGAGACGATCGTCGCGCTGGCCAACTCCATCGACTCCAAGGACTCGTACACCCGCGGCCACAGCCAGCGCGTGGGCGACGTGGCGGTGGAGATCGGCCGGGAGATGGGCCTGTCCGAGCGCGAGCTCAAGCAGTTGCAGTTCGGCGGCATCCTCCACGACATCGGGAAGATTGGCATCGTGGAGTCCATCCTCTGCAAGCAGTCGCGGCTCACCGACGACGAAATGGCCATCATGCGCGGCCACCCGGACATCGGCGACACCATCATCAAGCCCATCAGCTTCCTGGGCCCCATGCGCGCGTGCGTGCGCAGCCACCACGAGCGCTGGGACGGCACCGGCTACCCGGACGGGCTCAAGGGCGAGGACATCCCCCTGCTCGCGCGCATCGTCGGGTGCGCGGACACCTTCGACGCCTGCACCTCCACCCGCCCCTACCAGAAGGCCATGCCGCTGGAGAAGGCCATGGAGATCCTCGACAACCTGAGCGGCCGGCAGTTGGATCCCTCCGTGGTGGAGGCGCTGCGCCGGGTGCTCAAGAAGCGCGGCGTGCGCGTGGAAGGACACCGCCTGCCCGTGAAGCTGGCGTCGTGACGCCGTCACCTTCCGCCGCCCATCGCCCCACTCCCGGTGGTAAGCAGCACCCGGGCCGACTCCTGGCCCCGAGAGAGGAATCGCCTTGAGCTTCTGGGATCGCATCAAGCCCGCCGAGCGCCCCCTGTCCGCCACCGAGGCGGAGGCGTCCGCGGACGGCCTCCACCTGCGCCTGCTCTGGGAAGACGGGCTGAAGACGGACACGAGCGCGCAGCACCTGCGCCAGCAATGTCCGTGCGCCGGGTGCGTGGACGAGTGGACCAACAAGCGCACGTTGGACGCGTCCCAGGTGCCCGCCTCGCTGCGCATCACCCAGGTGCAGCCCGTGGGCAACTACGCGCTCAGCTTCGTCTTCAGTGACGGGCACTCCACCGGCATCTACCCCTGGAAGCTGCTGCGCGAGCTCACCCAGCCCCGAGGCTGAGGCTCTCCGGAGGCGCGCCCCGTGAAAGAGTCCCGCTACCAGCTGGTGCGTCCGCTCGCCGTGGGAGGCATGGCGGAGCTGTTCCTCGGCAAGACGCGGGGCGCGGGCGGCTTCGAGAAGCCCGTGGCCATCAAGCGCATGCTGCCGCACCTGGCCAGGGATCCCACGCTCACCCGGATGTTCCTCGCCGAGGCGCGGCTCGCCACGCACCTGCAGCACCAGAACATCGCCAGCGTCTACGACGTGGGCAGCAGCGCCGAGGGCCTCTTCCTCGTCATGGAGCTGGTGGAGGGCTGGGACCTGAGCGTGCTGCTGCGCCACGCCCTGCACCACGGCCAGCGCTTCCCCCCGCACCTGGTGGCCTTCATCGGCACCCAGGTGCTCGCCGGACTCGTGCACGCCTACCGCCGCCTGCACGAGGGCCGCCCCGTGCTCACCGCCCACCGCGACGTGTCGCCCTCCAACATCCTCGTGTCGCGCGAGGGCGAGGTGAAGGTGACGGACTTCGGCATCGCCCGCATCGA
The nucleotide sequence above comes from Cystobacter fuscus DSM 2262. Encoded proteins:
- a CDS encoding HD domain-containing phosphohydrolase; translation: MRLFKTLLLLMLVASLVPTVMVGLLSVSDTRELLVRDAQEMAQERVKQLKLKAETFLAEPTRAVMGMARVPRFFSLPLEQQQTYLRSVLNQRREIQAITVLGLDGRRLPGLQAFAVNDVPPTSLAEHEARAMELLEGLNGLRYADVVGRSDGEAVVTFAISVGEPIQGYIAADVSLGELQTMLAQERVGSTGFVYLTDARGLVIAGGGGLVAHQDASKRPVVAYLLQDVSRTQDTDILHVGNFGEGSDAVVAAYGTLADPNWAIISEQPVALAYKQVETMERRLLLTVLAATLVALGLAAFFSRGVTRPLKGFTEGALRLAQGKFGLEVNVPQKNELGDLARTFNYMSKQLLAYDHENRGLYESLEQGYLETIVALANSIDSKDSYTRGHSQRVGDVAVEIGREMGLSERELKQLQFGGILHDIGKIGIVESILCKQSRLTDDEMAIMRGHPDIGDTIIKPISFLGPMRACVRSHHERWDGTGYPDGLKGEDIPLLARIVGCADTFDACTSTRPYQKAMPLEKAMEILDNLSGRQLDPSVVEALRRVLKKRGVRVEGHRLPVKLAS
- a CDS encoding LysM peptidoglycan-binding domain-containing protein; its protein translation is MRLYLLMALLSLAPGEVEVRAGESLDQVAERTLGHRDGASELKALNKLQGDTLVPGTKLKLPGADREKAQMALESARNSVAQADPKSPQHDEALAKLKEAESHFHSARYVEAAQTADDAWKRLAERPAQPTRLSVVVNERGDTVVKAVSGRVSVEGGGTTRVIEDGASVQVEKGQAPRLALGVPRPTQPQDNQRLSVKPVKNGLEPVVISWQAVQGAESYEVELVPAQGERRVMPASQPRLQVPLAAGTYRWSVRALTRDSRSEASTERGFEVAEVPAKRLRVKVQSSKWK
- a CDS encoding DUF971 domain-containing protein yields the protein MSFWDRIKPAERPLSATEAEASADGLHLRLLWEDGLKTDTSAQHLRQQCPCAGCVDEWTNKRTLDASQVPASLRITQVQPVGNYALSFVFSDGHSTGIYPWKLLRELTQPRG
- the rimP gene encoding ribosome maturation factor RimP, producing the protein MAENIKQTVEARAQSVLEPIVAGEGLELLEVEFVREHEGWVLRLFIDKPGGRVGLDECSQVSRAVDTVLDVEDMVPHEYNLEVSSPGVNRPLKKPQHYERVKGQRVKVKTFGPIGEPPRKNFTGTLTEVAADAISVDVEGAGSFRIPFKDIAKANLEFEF
- a CDS encoding carbon-nitrogen hydrolase family protein codes for the protein MHLIAAAQMVSTSDKTHNLDSALRLVRRAADLGARLVGLPENFSWMGPEAERAAAAETLEGPTLSRMAEVARERKVTLLAGSILEQGAPGGRLYNTTVVFGPDGARLAVYRKIHLFDVDVGDGTPYRESAAVAPGTEVVVADTEVGRLGLSICYDLRFPELYRRLAAGGATLLAVPAAFTLMTGKDHWEVLLRARAIENQCYLFAPAQGGRHSPQRVTWGHAMVVDPWGLVTARASEGEGLAVAAMDTELLARVRRNLPCLQHRRLE
- a CDS encoding FecR domain-containing protein; the protein is MMFVLALSALGVACPADEKPVAPVHVPAVPPPVRRAQLKGLHGDVKVKRAAGDEWLPAQEGMALFENDKVRTVAGAGVQVVFEQGSVVNLGEDALIGIAETRPRPGQERTDLTVLRGRVDAELEDSSRQSLSVTTPAATVRAGRDIVFQ